The genomic region CGTGCCGGTGCACTCCTGCAGGACTatagcactacatcgagattaagattaaacacatttctttcatttgggaatacacatataactatggagaaccatAGGTGTGTAAATGACTGTTCATGGTAATTTGAAAATaaatgccggtgtcggacacacacaaacacacacagagcggagctgagcacaaacacacacacatcatgcgccctcgtgaccagacatctccttcataaaacgattaatagggggaataatcgggcagttggatgtgtgtgtggtgtgagcACGTTTTTAATCTCCACTGGGAATGATTAATCCAGTAGTTACGCAGCATTAGAACAGTAGCCTCAATAGAAATACAGGCCTTGACTTTGGATGGGAGTGAATTTACTTTGGACTTGTTCTTATTTCAGGAGTCAGGGTTTTACCGGTCTCAGCATGCGCCGTGTCTCCTGCAGGGTTTTCGGGATGTTGTTGACACTGCAGAGCACCAGGGTGCACACAACAACGTCTACCGACTCGCTCTCAATAGCCCCCATGTCCTCCCCCGACGCCACCACAAATCTGTCAAAAGTGATGTGGTCATTCCCTTCCATGCTGCTCTTCAGGTATTTCTTGAAATGAGGGTTGGGGTCAGTGCAGATTAGTTCCACAGCCGATCTCCAAATAGTGAGCTGCTTGCCATGTCTGTTGAAATCGGGTAGACTGCGAAACAGCTCCTTCTTCTTGTCgtgcattttgttgttgtataTTATTGAACATCGGTACCAACAAATAGGGAAGACACGTTTGTATATTTCATACATGACGAGTGCTTTGATCAGATGAAGAGGCAAGCATAAAACATTGACGATTAAAGTGCAAAATGCCATTATGAGAGCCATTTTCCCGCTCTTGACCCTGGTCAACAATAGCAAACTGTCCACAGAACTTGCTGCTGTCTTTATGCATTCGAAACAGGAAGCTCTGAaactatttcaaaataaaagccggTAAATATCCACCCTAACGCAACGTACTGGTGTGAAATAAGTTTGTCCCTCATAGTGTTACATAAGTCAACGAATTAACCCTATCCCATGATTATCTATTTGCTACGCATTGTGTTATGTTTGAAAACTGTTAAATGTGTCACCATTGAAGTACATTTGAACATTTACCTGAGTGAATTCAAACGGCCGGAATAGGACCTAATACAACCATGAATAGGACACGCAAACTTTTAACGTTCGCCATTCAAGCTAGCGGTGAGTGACGTTACGTTACTAGACAGAAACAAATGTTTGATGTATTTTAGAATAATTGCTTTatatttaattaactattagttcCATAGCTAACCATTGGTAATAACTAAGCTAACTTTAGCTGCCTGAATGTAACACTCAAATGTAcacaatatgtaaatatttaatGGTAATGGCTGGGGTTATGTTCAATGATTTCTTATTGAAATGCGCTATAATGCTGAAATCCAAAGAAGCTGATTGAATGAAAAGTAAAGCCAGCCCTTTTATTTCATGCAGACCTGAAGGTGAACTTCTTCTAATGTCCACCAGGTGGAGACAGTGTTGTCTTCAAAACACCTATTTTATAAAATCCCACAACCCTGTATTTTGAAGGGTGAATAATTTAGAAAAAGGATAAAACAAAATGAAGTATTCCATAGACTCAATTTCAGCTGTGTATTAACAAAGCTGTACATTATTttttttggaagtttttccttgtacgatgtgagggtctaaggacagaggttgtcgtattgtcatactgatattctgtacaaactgtgaagtccactgagacaaatgtaacatttgtgatattgggctatataaataaacattgattattGATTGATTGTAATAGTTTGTCTTGCAAAAGAGAGCAGAATAACAACAATGA from Pseudochaenichthys georgianus chromosome 5, fPseGeo1.2, whole genome shotgun sequence harbors:
- the LOC117447198 gene encoding thiol S-methyltransferase TMT1A-like → MALIMAFCTLIVNVLCLPLHLIKALVMYEIYKRVFPICWYRCSIIYNNKMHDKKKELFRSLPDFNRHGKQLTIWRSAVELICTDPNPHFKKYLKSSMEGNDHITFDRFVVASGEDMGAIESESVDVVVCTLVLCSVNNIPKTLQETRRMLRPGGGFFFMEHVVGEPSTWGLRSIGPWTYFFQHVLQPPWYYFGDGCEIVRDTWKPLEATGFSDLKLKHVEAPLMFLIKPHIIGYAVK